TTACCTTCAGGAGGAAATTATACGGTAACAGCTGCTTTAACAGGACAAACTTTTACTCCGGCTTCAACAGTATATTCGAATCTGAATGCAAATAAAACATTGAACTTCGCACAAGATGTTGTAGTAAGTTCAAGTAAAATTAGCGGAACGGTTAAAAACGGTGCAAATCCAGTTGCAGGCGCTAAGGTAGAAATCGTTTTACCTTGGACAGATAATACGCATAACTGGAAAAGTGTTCTGGCAACAACAGATGCGCAAGGAAAATACAGTTTTGATAATTCAGTTACTGATGGTTATACGCAAATTACAAGTTTAAAACTAAACACATGGCAGAATGGAGAAGTAACCTATTATCCAAACAATCTGGCCAACTTCGCAGTTCCTGCAAATCCAACGGTTTACAACTTTAATACAAGCTCAACAGCAAAATCTGCACAGGTTTTGGCAAACTTAATCAGCGGAAGTGTTAAAAACGGAACAACTCCAGTTGCAGGTGCTAAAGTAGAAATTGTTTTGCCTTGGACAGATAACACACACAACTGGAAAAGCGTTTTAGCCACAACAGATGCATCAGGAAATTATACTTTTGATAATTCAGTTGTAGCAGGTTATACGCAAATTTTAAGTTTGAAATTAAATTCATGGGAAAATGGTGAAGTAACGTATTACCCAAATAATTTGGCCAACTTTGCAGTTCCAACAAGTCCAACAGTTTATAATTTTAATAGACAAGCTACGGTTGCAACTAAACCAGTCGTAACTATTACAGCACCAACAGCTTCGGCGATTGCTATAAATTTAGGATCATCAATTAATTTTGTGGCAACTGTTGGATTAAGCGCTGCAGACGCCACTACAATCTCATCTGTTGTATTTAGTTTAGATGGGCAAACCATAAGTGCTACAAATTCTTCAGGTACTTATACATCGACTTGGACACCAGCAGCAAATCAGTTTTCGGCTTCTCATACTTTAACTGTTACGGCTACTGCCTCAAACGGAACAACAGATGCAAAAACATATAGTTTTACATTAAATTGTTCAGGTTCAAACTGTCCTAATTCACTGCCTGTAATTACATGGAATTCACCATCGAATACTACTGTTACCCAAAGCTCTTTTCAAGTTGTGCCAATTTCAGTTACAGCTGTAGATAGTGATGGTACTGTTTCTGGTGTTACAATAACCATAAATGGAGGTACGTTTAACATGACAGCAGGTACAAATAATACCTATACGTATAATTTTACACCATCTGCTTATCAAGATTATCCAGTTGTAATCAAAGCAACCGATAATAAAGCTGCTGTTACTACTTTAAACAATACTATTAAAATTGCTCCGGTAAGCACTAATAGATTCATTCCGCTTCCTTCTAAAATTATTTTAGGGTATGCACATTCTTGGGAAAATGCATCTGCTCCATTTTTATATTTCTCTCAAATGGTGGGAAGTAAATTTAACGTAGTGGATTATTCTTTCGTAGAAACCGTTAATCGTGATGGTTATACACCAATATTGACTACGAATGACACTAGATATTTGACTAATGGTGTTTTCAATAAGCAATTGCTGAAAAATGACATCAAATCTTTAAGAGACAGCGGTGTTCCGGTTATTGTTTCTATTGGAGGTCAAAATGGTCATGTTGTTTTAGAAAATGTAACTCAGAAAAATATTTTCGTTAATGGTTTAAAAGCAATTATCGACGAATATCAATTTGATGGAGTTGATATTGATTTTGAAGGCGGATCGATGAATTTTAGCGCTGGAGGTTTAAGAGATATTTCTTATGCAGGTATTTCTGCTTATCCAAGATTGAAAAACGTAGTAGATGCTTTCAAAGAATTAAAAGCGTATTATGGTCCTGGATTCTTATTAACTGCAGCTCCAGAAACACAATACGTTCAAGGAGGATATACTACTTATACAGATACTTTTGGCTCGTTCCTTCCAATTATTCAAAACTTACGTAATGAATTGGATTTGTTAGCAGTGCAATTATATAATACAGGAGGAGAAAACGGATTAGACGGTCAATATTATGGCACAGCTAAGAAGTCAAACATGGTAACAGCTCTAACTGATATGATTATAAAAGGATATAACATTGCTTCAACAGGAATGCATTTTGATGGTCTTCCAGCCTCAAAAGTCCTTATTGCACTACCAGCTTGTCCAAGTGCGGCAGGAAGCGGTTATCTAACACCAACAGAAGGAATTAACGCAATGCATTATTTAAGAACCGGAACTACTTTCTCTGGCAGAACATACACTATGCAGCCAGGCGGACCATATCCTTCTTTAAGAGGTTTAATGACTTGGTCTGTAAACTGGGACGCATCTTCTTGCGGAAATTCATCTGAATTATCAAAAGCATACGCAAATTACTTTGCTTCGCAGTCAGCAGCAAAAACATTGGCGCTTGAGGATATTTCTTCAAAAAACAATGCAACGATAGCGTATTTCAAAAACAATGCATTATCAGTTTCAAATGAAAATGAAGAAATCGCTCAGGTTGAGGTATTCAATGTTTTAGGGCAAAATTTAGTAAGCCACAGAAATATTCAAAATAATAAAGAAGTACTGCTTCACGATCAAAGTTTCTCATCTAAACAATTGTTTTTAGTAGTAGTAACAGACAAAGCAGGAAACAAAAAATCATTCAAAGTAATGAACTTTTTAAACTAAAAGAATGATTGAAAAATTAGAAATAAAAAGATGGGACGGTTAAAATTGAGTTTGGTTATTTATTTTTTAGCTGATTTTTATTTCGAACAAATGCGGCTTTAGGTAATTTGTTATTTGGTTTTTGCCTAAAGATGCGCATTATGAACCTGGTAGTTTTACTGCCAGGTTTTTTTATTTAAAGAATTTTATTTACCAGTTTGGCGAAATTATTTTCAACACATAGAAACATAGTTTAGGGAACTTAAAAAGACGTTTCACTAATTTAAATGCAGATAGTTTAGCTATGTTTGGAAACTTGTTTCTTCCGCTCTCTTTTTTTCAAAACAAAAGCTATGATCGTATGTGTTAAAATCTATTTTTTTCATCCAATGGAAGTTTATAAACATTAAGTTTCTAAATAAGGATCTAAAACTTCTGCAAGCTTATTGAGCCAATAAAAATTATCATCAATATTCTTGATTTCAGATTCTATAGTTTCACATCCTCTCATAACACATAATGAAAGCGCATTATTTACTTCTCGGATTATTTTTGCCATCTCTTTACTATCGATTTTATCAGTAAAAAAATCATTTAATCTGGCGTCAATTTTGTTTGAAAGGTTTTGTGTAGTCATTGTGTTGTTTTTTTACAAATTTAAAAAGTAATTATTTAAAGTGTGACACAGATTTGTGTCAAAGCTTTATAAATGTTTGTTTTATGGAGATTTTTGAGTATGTTTTAGATTAAAAATTTTTGCGAACTCTGCGTAAACCCTTGCGCCTTTGCGGTTAAAAAAAATCGTACTTTTGAAACCATAATTTTCGCATAAATCTTCATGAAAAATTCAATCATTATAATAATTACATTTCTAATTTCTACTTCTTCTTTTGCTCAAAATAAATTCGGAAATCCAGAAGTCGATCCCATTCAAATTCAAAAAACTTTTACAGATTGGTCCGTTTATCAAAGTAAAAAAATAATGCTTTCTAGAGATTTTACCGCTTTGGATTCATCATCAAAAGAAATCTCAAAAGAAACTTTCTTAGATCAATTGGCAAACGGAAACTTCATTCCAGTTCGATTAAAATCGGAAGCAGAGGTTTACATTTACAAACTTTTCAAAATTCAGCCCAAAACCGATAGCAGCATAAAAGCAACCATTAACCAAATAGGTTTTGATGCGTACAAAAACTTCAAAATGGAAGGAACTGCTTTTCCGCAGTTTTCTTTTAAAGACTTAAACGGAAATTTGGTGACCAATGAATCTATGAAAGGAAAAATCATTGTAATAAAATGCTGGTACATTCACTGCACGCCATGTATTAGAGAATTTCCGCAAGTCAATAAATTAGTTGAAGATTACAAAGACAGAAAAGATATTGTTTTCATGAGTTTAGCCGAAGATTCTCCAGAACAATTAAAAACATTTCTGGTAAGAAAACCATTATCTTATTCTGTAATTCCAGATATGAAAGAATATATGAATACTGCTTTACAACTGAATTCGTTTCCAACACATTTTATCATCAACAAAGAAGGAATGATTTCAAAAGTGCTTCCAAATTTCGAAAGTTTAGAAGTAGCTTTAGAGAATGAAAGTAAATTGTGAAGTTTTAAACCATATAAGCTCATATAAGAGATATAAGTTTAATTTGATGATGTTGTAGATTACAATTTTGCTGAATTTTAAGAGTATTTAAATTGTAAGTTTAGTTTTAAATGAACTTATATTACTTATATGGTTAAAATAAAAACCTTAGCACCTTCGTATCTTTGCAACTCTGAACCTTTTTCACTACTTTTGCACCAAATTAATTAAAAAGACATTCATGTTAACAGTCAATAATTTATCAGTTCAATTTGGTAAAAGAGTTTTATTTGATGAAGTAAATACAACTTTCACTCATGGAAACATTTACGGAGTTATTGGAGCCAATGGTGCTGGAAAATCTACTTTCTTAAAAGTTATTTCGGGCGATATCGACCCAACTTCTGGACACATCCATTTGGAGCCGGGCAAACGTATGTCGGTTTTAAACCAGAACCACAACATGTTCGATGAGCATACTGTTTTGGAAACCGTTTTAATGGGAAATAAAGTGCTGTACGCTGTTAAAAAAGAAATGGATGAACTTTATTTAGATTATAATGATGCCAATGCAGACCGAATTGGAGAGCTTCAGGTTCAATTTGAAGAAATGAACGGATGGAATGCTGATTCTGATGCTGCAGCGATGTTATCTAACTTAGGAATCACAGAAGCAGATCATTATACTTTAATGGCTGATATGGAAGGAAAAATGAAAGTACGTGTGCTTTTAGCGCAGGCACTTTTCGGAAATCCAGATTTGCTGATTATGGATGAGCCTACCAACGATTTGGATTTCGAGACAATCGCTTGGTTAGAAAACTTCCTGGCAAACTACGAAAACACTGTAATCGTTGTATCTCACGACCGTCACTTTTTAGATGCGGTTTGTACACATATTTCTGATATTGATTTCGGAAAAATCAATCATTATTCAGGAAACTATACATTCTGGTACGAGTCAAGCCAATTAGCAGCAAAACAACGTGCACAGCAAAACAAAAAAGCAGAAGAGAAGAAACAAGAGTTGGAAGAATTTATTCGTCGTTTTAGTGCAAACGTTGCTAAATCGAAACAAGCAACTTCTCGTAAAAAAATGATTTCGAAATTAAACATTGCCGAAATCAAACCTTCTAGCCGTCGTTACCCTGCGATTATCTTTGATCAGGATCGTGAAGCGGGAGATCAAATCTTAAATGTAGAAAACTTATCAGCTTCTGT
This is a stretch of genomic DNA from Flavobacterium endoglycinae. It encodes these proteins:
- a CDS encoding TlpA family protein disulfide reductase — protein: MKNSIIIIITFLISTSSFAQNKFGNPEVDPIQIQKTFTDWSVYQSKKIMLSRDFTALDSSSKEISKETFLDQLANGNFIPVRLKSEAEVYIYKLFKIQPKTDSSIKATINQIGFDAYKNFKMEGTAFPQFSFKDLNGNLVTNESMKGKIIVIKCWYIHCTPCIREFPQVNKLVEDYKDRKDIVFMSLAEDSPEQLKTFLVRKPLSYSVIPDMKEYMNTALQLNSFPTHFIINKEGMISKVLPNFESLEVALENESKL
- the chiA gene encoding T9SS-translocated chitinase ChiA; the protein is MKHYYRLLFLLLFPLLALAQPAHGKKVVGYYAQWSIYARDFNVPKIDGSKLTHLNYSFYGTTFDPAHPENTKLKCLDTYADFEHMEGGIPWDAPVKGNFYDLKKLKEKYPHLKILISVGGWTKGQDLSPIAASPVARAALAADMANFIVTYPFIDGFDIDWEYPLSGGTDGTEIVNGSPVPPQKYSPDDNKNLVLLLKAMRQAMPNKLVTIAAGNNVRNVSKQYLGPNNRAQYGMTEDISTYCDYITYFGYDFGGNWYDKTCYNAPLYASGNPNDPLYGATQSLDELTNQYLNVIGFPANKLIMGLPFYGKKFDHVAANSTNGLFVSAPRDIVGGCTNPQNPTGTWDGSGACEKSGSIEICDLVGNPVTNSHPYLDPNTMLVTPSAASAGWVRYFDNTTKVPYLYNATTKEFISYEDKQSMDLKVQYIKSRNLAGGMIWELSQDTRGSIPNSLLTQVDTSFGSAVPGTVSISGSVKNGSALVTDVTVELRNASNVVIQTIVSATGNFTFNSLTSGQNYSLTASKSSYTFTPVTLTNVTVNQTAVVINGTQPTYTVSGTVLNGTTPVSGVTVSAVSGSTTLTATSNASGVYSVAGLTAGLNYTVTAAKTGFSYTPASTIYNAIDANKTLNFTQGAAIVYYTVSGTVLNGTAAVSGVTVTASSTGGNFTAVTNSSGAYSLSLPSGGNYTVTAALTGQTFTPASTVYSNLNANKTLNFAQDVVVSSSKISGTVKNGANPVAGAKVEIVLPWTDNTHNWKSVLATTDAQGKYSFDNSVTDGYTQITSLKLNTWQNGEVTYYPNNLANFAVPANPTVYNFNTSSTAKSAQVLANLISGSVKNGTTPVAGAKVEIVLPWTDNTHNWKSVLATTDASGNYTFDNSVVAGYTQILSLKLNSWENGEVTYYPNNLANFAVPTSPTVYNFNRQATVATKPVVTITAPTASAIAINLGSSINFVATVGLSAADATTISSVVFSLDGQTISATNSSGTYTSTWTPAANQFSASHTLTVTATASNGTTDAKTYSFTLNCSGSNCPNSLPVITWNSPSNTTVTQSSFQVVPISVTAVDSDGTVSGVTITINGGTFNMTAGTNNTYTYNFTPSAYQDYPVVIKATDNKAAVTTLNNTIKIAPVSTNRFIPLPSKIILGYAHSWENASAPFLYFSQMVGSKFNVVDYSFVETVNRDGYTPILTTNDTRYLTNGVFNKQLLKNDIKSLRDSGVPVIVSIGGQNGHVVLENVTQKNIFVNGLKAIIDEYQFDGVDIDFEGGSMNFSAGGLRDISYAGISAYPRLKNVVDAFKELKAYYGPGFLLTAAPETQYVQGGYTTYTDTFGSFLPIIQNLRNELDLLAVQLYNTGGENGLDGQYYGTAKKSNMVTALTDMIIKGYNIASTGMHFDGLPASKVLIALPACPSAAGSGYLTPTEGINAMHYLRTGTTFSGRTYTMQPGGPYPSLRGLMTWSVNWDASSCGNSSELSKAYANYFASQSAAKTLALEDISSKNNATIAYFKNNALSVSNENEEIAQVEVFNVLGQNLVSHRNIQNNKEVLLHDQSFSSKQLFLVVVTDKAGNKKSFKVMNFLN
- a CDS encoding ABC-F family ATP-binding cassette domain-containing protein, coding for MLTVNNLSVQFGKRVLFDEVNTTFTHGNIYGVIGANGAGKSTFLKVISGDIDPTSGHIHLEPGKRMSVLNQNHNMFDEHTVLETVLMGNKVLYAVKKEMDELYLDYNDANADRIGELQVQFEEMNGWNADSDAAAMLSNLGITEADHYTLMADMEGKMKVRVLLAQALFGNPDLLIMDEPTNDLDFETIAWLENFLANYENTVIVVSHDRHFLDAVCTHISDIDFGKINHYSGNYTFWYESSQLAAKQRAQQNKKAEEKKQELEEFIRRFSANVAKSKQATSRKKMISKLNIAEIKPSSRRYPAIIFDQDREAGDQILNVENLSASVDGEVLFKDINLNMAKGDKIVLFSKDSRATTAFYEILNNEQKADSGNFDWGITTNQAYLPAENHKYFENDLTLVDWLRQYAKTEEERDEVFIRGFLGKMIFSGEEALKTSRVLSGGEKVRCMLSRMMMERANVLMLDEPTNHLDLESITAFNNSLKNFKGSVIFTTHDHEFAQTVGNRIVELTPNGVIDRYMTFDEYLDDEKIQEQRKKMYNL